Proteins co-encoded in one Nicotiana sylvestris chromosome 7, ASM39365v2, whole genome shotgun sequence genomic window:
- the LOC104241346 gene encoding uncharacterized protein — protein sequence MEIDNPSPTEKPATTLPAKPSFQPLKAHEISDGQVQFRKVTVPQHRYTPLKKAWLEIYNPIYEQMKIDIRMNLKKRRVELKTRYDTPDISNLQKSADFVHAFMLGFDTCDAVALLRLDELYVDSFEIKDVKTLRGEHLSRAIGRLSGKGGKTKFAIENATKTRIVIADTKIHILGSFTNIKIARDSLCSLIMGSPAGKVYSKLRSVTARLNEMF from the coding sequence ATGGAAATCGACAATCCTTCTCCGACAGAGAAACCGGCGACAACACTACCGGCAAAGCCCAGTTTCCAACCTCTAAAAGCCCACGAAATCTCCGACGGTCAAGTTCAGTTCCGGAAAGTCACAGTCCCACAGCACCGCTACACTCCGTTAAAAAAAGCCTGGCTTGAAATCTACAATCCAATCTACGAGCAGATGAAAATCGACATCCGAATGAACCTCAAAAAACGTCGGGTTGAGCTCAAAACCCGATACGACACGCCCGATATCAGCAACCTCCAAAAATCCGCCGACTTCGTTCACGCTTTCATGCTAGGGTTCGACACGTGTGACGCTGTTGCGTTGCTCCGTCTCGACGAGTTATACGTTGATTCATTTGAAATTAAGGATGTGAAGACGCTGCGTGGAGAGCATTTATCTAGGGCTATTGGTAGATTGTCAGGGAAAGGAGGGAAGACGAAGTTTGCTATAGAGAATGCGACGAAGACGAGAATTGTGATTGCGGATACAAAGATACATATATTAGGATCATTTACTAATATTAAGATTGCTAGGGATTCGCTCTGTAGCCTTATCATGGGGTCTCCTGCTGGTAAGGTTTATTCTAAGCTTCGATCTGTTACTGCCAGATTGAACGAGATGTTTTAA